TTTTCAGATAGAAGCAAATAATAATCATAACTATGCAGATGGCAACGAGATCATCAGCTTTCAGAGTACGCAAATACGCGATGAGCATGGCAATGTGATGACAGATGGAACGCTCGTTACTTTTTATATGACAGATGCTACAGATGCCCACTGGCAGAATAAAGCGAGTACGGTTAATGGGTACGCTTTCGCGAAAGCGTTACACCCACAATCACCCACCACATGGAATGTAAGAGCAGCCGTGACGGGTATTGCACAAAGCAACTCCATAACACAGCAATTTGAATCCATCATTACCTCCATCCCTACTCCAACAATAACAGAAAGAAACTTGACCATAGGACCGCTTACAAGCTACTTAGGACAATTGGTACAAAACGGAATTGACGTATCTGTCACCATAGGAAATGAAACCCGCAACGGACAAACGAAAAATGGTGAGGCTACCTTTTATCTAAAAGAAGAAGATTATCCTACTGGAACATATGACATTGTAGTTCGTTGTTTAGGACTAGAAAGTAACACCCAAATATCAATAGATTGAAAAGTAACAAAACCTTATATCGCATTTTGATTTTGGCTGGATTTATTCTCATAAATTCAGGTGTGCTCTATGGCATCAGTCAGGTGATTGCTTTTTTAAACACGGGTGCAGATAGAAGTAAAATGCTACATCTGGATGAAACAAAAGACCGTCATTATGTGCCAGAAGTTACTTGGGAATCTATTGAAAACCCTGGACGACCTATGGAAGAAGCAAATCTAGCGAGTATAGAAGAAGACTATCTAGATGCTTGGTATGTAAAAAACAGGGCTTTTTACACAGGAGAAGATGCAGGGATTTTTGACCATTATACAGAACGCGCTCGAGGAAAAGTACTTGACTTACTAACACTTAATAATGAAACAAACACCTACATAGAAAGTACTACACTTACTCATCACCTCTCTGTAGAATTTTATAGTGCAGATGGTACTCTAGTAGTGCTCACAGATCGCAATGTGACTGGTGTAGAGCGTGTTTTTAAAAATGAACAATTTCTCGTACAACGAGCTTTTAATAATGACTATAAAATTATACTGCTGCTAGAAGATGGCTTCTGGAGGGTACGTCATTTTGAAAAAGTAGCCTCACATCCTGCCGAAATTAAAAATGAAATTATCCCTCTAGATCTTGCTATGCTGGAAGGCATCAATTATTACCCACAAGGAAGTCCTTGGGACACCTTTGGCCCTACATTTAGTAAGGACACACTCGCTACAGATTTTAAAATTATTAATGATCTTAAACTTAATTCCATAAGAGTTTTTGTTGGTTTTCAAGATTTTGGAAAAGCAAGTGTTCCTAAAGAAAAGCTTGAGAAACTCACCTCACTTCTAGACGAAGCAGAAAAAGCAAAACTCAAGGTTGTGGTTACACTTTTTGACTTTTATGGAGATTATCGCATCCAAGACTGGACGATAACAAATGCACACCTTCATAGTATTGTATCACATGTAAAAGACCATCCTGCATTGCTAGGTTGGGATATTAAAAATGAACCTAATCTCGATTTTGAAAGTCGTGGGGAGCGCGAAGTATTATCGTGGCTGAGTCAAACGATAGATTATCTCAAGACTATAGATAATACACATGCAGTAACTATAGGCTGGTCTTCACCAGAGGCTGCGCTACATCTTGAAAAGCAAGTAGATATTGTCTCTTATCATTATTATAAAGATCTTGAGGATCTTGCAGCAGCTCACAAAGTACTCACAGATGCAACTAGCAAACCTGTGGTTCTGCAAGAATTTGGTCTTGCAGCTTATCACGGATTATGGAATCCTCTAGGACCTGATGAGAAAGATCAAGCCGCATATTTTAAGGAGTTTTATATAACCCAGAAAAGAGATAGCTTACACTATCTCTCTTGGACACTTTACGACTTTAGGGACATACCGACTGAAGTGGCTGGTAGATTACCGTGGCGAAAGAACAAACAGGCTTTTTTTGGAATTGTGAATACACTTGGGGTGAAAGACGATGCCTATTTGATTATTAAGAACCGGTAATTATGCTACCTTCAATATTACTTCGTTATTATTAGTACTTCTTCCTGCAAAAACATCTAGGTACATCTGAGCGATACGGCTCATAGGTAATGCTGTTGCTGCTTTGTAATTAGCTTTTGCTATTTCTGTTCTATATGCTTCATTCATTACTAGGTTTTCTATACCAGATGCAAGACTGTGCATACTTTCTGGATTAAAGAACTCACCTCTATACCCTTCTTCTTTTACTAAGATGCTTAAATCTCCCAGATCTGGCATTACTACTGCTTTACCATAGCTTCCTGCTTGGTGCAACACTCCAGAACTTCCAGTAGTAGATGTGTATGGAAAAACTACCATCGCACTCTCTGAAAATATTACTGGTACATCTTCTTCTTCTACATAACCTGTAAAAGTAAGGTTAGGAACGTGCTTATATATCTCTTGTACTTCGGCTAGGTATCCCGGTGTGTTAGGGCTATCTGTTCCCGCAATTACGATTTCAAGATCGCGTCCTGTGTTTTCTCTTACCTTTTGTACAGCTTCTATAAGTATTTCTACTTTTTTATAAGTTCCAAATTTTCCAAAAGTCATTATCTTAAGAGGACCCGGAGCAGCTTGGTAAGACGGTTCTAATGGAATTTCAAAAGTACCATGAGGGATGAGTACGCAATTTTTTGCGTTATATTTTTCTTCTAGGATAGTTACATACTTGCTTATGGTAAGTGCTACAGTATCTGCTTTAAGAACTACACGAGTAAGCATCTCTCCAATAAAGTTATACGCTTTAATTTTAAGTTTATTAGATGTAAATCCTGCGCTATCAAGATCTACAGTTTCCATAATATTATGAAGTAATACCGTTGTTTTTACTCCCATTAACTTAGAAACCCAAGGAGAAAACAGGCCTAAAGCGGCCGCTACTTTTTTATCTCCAAACTTCATAAACTGTAGGTTATAAAGTACTGCATCTGGCTTTGTAGCTCTTACTGCCTTTGCAATAGATAGTACATTAGATAAGCTGTTAAATTTCCAGCACTGCTTTACTGTGATTGCACATCCATCTTCTTCAAAAGTGATATCTGCTTGTTCTGGAGTTACATCTGTAAGAAGTACAAGTTCTGTTACTTCTTGGTTTTGACGAAAGTGCTTAACTAAATGATATGCATATTCGTTTAAAGTTACTTTGCTCGGTGGATAGGCCGTTACGATTGCTAATTTCATGATATATAGATTTGATGTTGATGTTGATGTAGTAGTATTCTTTTTGTTATGCTGCTGCCTGGTAATAGTTGGCTTCATTATTAAGCTGTGCGTATAATTCTTTTACTGCTGGCTCTGGATAGCTAAAAAACTTAAGTGATTTTTCTTCAGAGATTTCAGCTCGTAAGTTTTCTAAAACTCTTACTAGCTTCTTAGTTCCCTTTTTCACCTCACATAGGTTGATGATTACATTATCTTGTATCGTAAGTAATGCTTTGAAGTAACCTTTTACTTCTTGAATGTGTGTGCTAGATACTTTTCCTTTGATACAAGTTACTCCGTAAATGTTGTTGATTTCTAAAGCCATGATATTTATTTTTAAGTAGTTATGTTTTTTTGATAGTACAAATATGCGGCTTTGCTTTCGCGAAAGCGGACGAAAAACGTTTACTCGACCATTAGTGTAGACGAATGGTATTTGACCTTCGATAAACGATTTTTGAAAATGGGCGGATTATCACGTATTTGCACCAACAGCCTATATTACAGCACTTAAGAATGCTATCAAAAGTGTTCTTTTATCAATGTAGAATACATTAGAAGGACGACGCTGGACGGCTATTTTCAGTTTTATAAAGTATTGGTAAAACAAAACCCTCCTATCAAAGCAATAGCTTATACGAGTGCGACTCCAAGCAAAGGTATTTTCTTGGTAGATTCCTAAATGGATTAGGCCTTTCCGTTTCGGTTCTGGTTTCTTCCAGTGATGCAATATGCAGGAAAGCCTACACAATAAATACAACTTTACAAGATAACTTTACTTACGCTTTCGCGAAAGCGTACTTCTTCAAATCAACTTTGAAACCACTACGCGCGGCGCACAACTCCAAAATTCATTGTATATTTAGATCAAACAAGCAAGACCATAAATTAAAGCAAATCAGGAATTCCGATAGCTATTGGAAGCGACACTCGCTTTATGTTGTGGACTATTAGCAACTATAAAACCCAAATTATGTCATATTACATTATAAAGTCAATAAAAAAATCTGAAAAATATATAATATCTAATTCTCAAGTTCTAGGAAATTACGACATAGACACAAATCTTATTGCCGAAGAAGATATATCAAAAACGCAAGAAATTTATGGGGGACTAAACTCAATATTTACAATTAGAGATGATAAATTTCGAGGAGATTATGGGTTTTATAATCTATCCGAGTTTGATTTTGTTGAACGAGCAGCATCTCATTCTACTGGAGATTTTATGAAATTAATTAATGAAAAAAATATTCAATTAGCATTTTGCCCTAAAAAAGTACTGACAACAATAGAAAAATTGATGGGAGTAATTGACAATGTTGAAAATGAATATATCAAAGAATATAACGAAAAAGAAAGCTTGAAAAATTTAATAAAATTGACGAAGGAATCAGTCGATAATGATGAAGTCCTATGGTGTTATTATGAATAATTTACAGATGCTCATAGAGTATGCGGCACTGCTAGCAACTAGCAACCTAACAGCATACTAATGGAACAAGGCGTAACCACTGCCCTTAGGGGACTCGCACTCTCTAATTAAATAAACTACTATTAATAAATAGTCTAAAGATGCCCATACTGGGCACACAAAAAACCCTCTTATCAAAGCAATAGCTTATATAAGAGGGCAAACTACAATCTGGGGGTATATTTTACTTTACTTGCATTTTCCAGAAGTAAAGTAGTTGTGCGATAAGTAAACCACCCATCGCTGCAACTTGGGCTAACACAACTTCAAACAAGGAATCGTGGAATAATATGATTAATACTATTTGTAACACTCCAAAAATGGCCGCAATTACAATAGGCTTATAATGATCAAGGGATAAATAGTAGTAGGCAAAAATATTAGATAGAGCAAAAAAAGAAGTAGCAAGAGCGTACCAGCCAAGTAAGGGAGCAATTGCCATATATTGATCTCCAAAGAGGACCTGTACAGCAAATGATGGGAATAAAAACGTGAATATTACAATCGCACTTGCAAGGGCTGTGATGTATCCTACATACTTCATAAGTACTGGAACAGAGTTTTTACCCTCTTTACGCATGGTTACTACGGTAGGTAGTAATAACATCACAAACATCCAGGTCACAAAATATACAACACGGCCTATAAGAGCTAGTGAGGCATATAATCCTGCATCATAAGATGGAAAAAAGTGCTTTACTAATAATATGTCACTGTTATTACAAATGATTTGGGTAAGCTCGTAACATGCTGTAAGTACAAAAAACTGAGTTACTGCCTTACTTTCTTTTGAGGTAAGCGCTGTCTCTATCGCTTTTTTTGAAGTGAGCTTCTTAAAAGGAAACACTCCAGCGATAAAAGAAATTGCTATTGCTGTAGATACTGCTACAGAGGATTCTATATTAAAAAACAGTAAGAAAGCAAAAGTAAGAGCGAGTCTACATACCATCTCTAGCTGATACGTGACAGAGAGTTCAATAAAAGATTTGCGTCCTTGCAGATTGCCACGATTTACACTCATAACAAAATAAAGTGGGACTGCTATTCCAAAAATGGTAAACATTATAGGTGATGCCGTTTGAAAAAGTGACTGTAATGATGTTGCAAAAACTACAATCAACGCTCCGAGTATAATTCCAAAAGTCGTCGCCTGTTTATAAGCTCTTTTTACAAATGCTTCTTGTTTTGAAGCGTCAAACTCTGTAGTAAACTTTGCAACTGCGAGTTGGAAAGTCATCGCTACAAAAGATAATACTAGAAGTAATGTTATCAATATAGCAGCATCTGCAAAAGCTCCAGGTCCTAGTACTCTACCTAAGCCTAAGTTATAGAGGTAATTTCCTCCATTTACTACAAAGGCACTGAGCATAAATATTTGCTCTGGTGAAAGTGCTTTTTTGATTTTTTGTTGGATTGCGATCATGATTAATAAGTCATTAGTTGGATAACTGGCTTATCAACCTTTCTATGCACTACATTTAATGTAGCTCCTGTTGACATAGTTCTTGCGTTGTGCACTATTCTTAATGTGCTTTTGTTGTTTATTACTGTAAGTCCCATAATAGTTTGTTGTTTGATTCTGGTACAAAGATGCAAGCAATTAAGAGGCTTTCGGTTGAAATTTCGATGAGCACATTTTTACTATAGACGAGTGGTAGGATTTCTTCTTTAAAGTAGCTTTTGTGGTTGAATCGCTTTCGCGAAAGGTTTACTTGTTACTATATAAGGAGTGGTTCTTAGATTGTTAGAGTTTACTTCATACTCATACGTGAAGCATCTTCTCCCAATCTTTATAGACTTCTGATTCGGGTGTAAAACATCTCCTCCCAGCCTTTCCCTTTTTCTTACTCAGATGTGAAACCTCTCCTCCTAGTTTTTGTGGACTTCGCACTCACACGCAAAAAACATCTCCTCCCAGCCTCCTCTTCGAAGAGGAGGAGCAAAAAATGAAAGCCCCTCTTAGAAGAGGGGTTTGGGGAGATGTCGGCAGCAAACTTCTCACTCACACGCAAAACATCTCCTCCCAGCCTCTGTGCATTCCTCTCGGTCGTTCCTTCCTCGTCGGATGCAAGAAAGAGGAGGAGCAAATAGTGAAGCCCCTCTTCGAAGAGGGGTTTGGGGAGATGTTCGCAACAGTAAGAATTTATCAAACCTTATAATAAATGGTAGGCACATTTGAGAAGATGTTAGCTGCCTAATATATTAAAAAACCTATTTTATTGATTTACATATATTTACAATAAAAATTAATGCAAAGATTGATTCCATACCGTAGAGACTTAAAAGAGCGAGCTAGGGAACTGAGAAAGAATATGACGCTAGCTGAATTAACTTTGTGGGATAAAATTAGAAGAAAAGCAACCGGTGCAGAATTTCATAGACAAGTGCCTCTATTGGATTACATCGTTGATTTCTATTGTCATGAAATAGGTCTTGCCATTGAATTGGATGGTGTCATACACGATAATCAAGTTATGCAAGACGGACTGCGTCAAGGTCGTCTGGAAGAAAAAGGTGTGCATTTCTTAAGATTTACAAATGAGGAAGTATTTAAAAATATAGATGCCGTTCTTATTGCAATAGAAGACAGCGTGCAGGAATGTTTGTAATTGACTTAGTTGATGCTTTTCTTACTCGCACGCAAAACATCTCCTCTCAGCCTTTCTCTATTTTTTACTCAGACGCAAAAAACATCTCCTCCTAGCCTCTGTGCATTCCTCTCGGTCGTTCCTTCCTCGTCGGATGCAAGAAAGAGGAGGAGCAAATAGTGAAGCCCCTCTTCGAAGAGGGGTTTGGGGAGATGTTGGCAGCAAACTTCTCACTCAAACGCAAAACATCTCCTCCCAGCCTCTGTGCATTCCTCTCGGTCGTTCCTTCCTCGTCGGATGCAAGAAAGAGGAGGAGCAAAAAAGTGAAGCCCCTCTTGGAAAAGGGGTTTGGGGAGATGTCGGCAACAGTAAGAATTTATCAAGCCTTAGAATGAATGGAAGGCACATTTGGGGAGATGTCGACAACAAGTACTTCAAGAATGAAAGGAAGAAACAACTTAATAGATATTGTCATCATAACTACCCAAGACTCATCACTACCTTATTTATACCGTCCAATCTAAAAAACATCATAAAAGCCTAAAAATTAGATGGTTCTTGACTTAATATTGAATATTTTTATTACCTATAAACTCAAAACTACCCTTTACCAGATCTTAACCTCCACCAGTCGACGATAAGTGTCGATGAGTTGCAATTATCTTCAGATTGAAATCTTGATATATGACCATAACTTGCAACTGTAAAACAAATGTAATGAGAATAGCAACATTAATTATCGTCTTCCTTTTAAGTGCAACAGCATACGCTCAAGATATGTCTGCAGGTTTCACTTTATTAGAAACTGGAAAATATGAGGAGGCAAAAGCTTTTTTTGGAGAAGTACTTAATGACTACCCAGATAATAAGACTGCAAGACTTTGTTACGGTCGTGCTTTAGGACTAAGCGGCGATAGCGCAGAAGCTAGATCATTATTTACAACGCTAAAAGCAGATTACCCAACAGATTTTGAAGTGGGTTTAAACTATGCAGAATCTCTTTTATGGGATAGCGATTTTGGCGCAGCAAAGGACTTTTATGAAACCCTCGTTGCCAAAGACAGCACGAGCTTCTCTGCCCTACTCGGCTATGCAAACACGCTTTCTAACCTTAAAGAATATGACGCGGCAATCGCTTATGTAAACAAGGCACTTACCGTACAACCTGGCAATGCCAATGCTGCAGTGTCAAAAAAGTTTATGCGTTTAGGTAAGGCAAACCAACTCACAACTGCCTTTCAATATGATGCTGCAATACAGTTGCTTAAAAATGCTCTTGAGGATATGCCTAACGATGAGCAAATCATAAGCGCACTTGCAAATACGTATATCGCAAAGAAGGATTATGAGAATGCAAACACGATGTACAGCAAGCTGTCAGACACCTTAACTTCTCAGGTAGGAAAGTCATTAGTTGCTCACTTACAGAAGGACGACAAGCTTGCTTTATCACTAGCTCAGGAGAGTATCGCTTTCGCGAAAGCGGACACTACAAAAATCATTACCGCAAACGAGCGCTACATCCAGGCACTCATATGGAACGGAAAATACGCCACGGCAAGAACTGCCATTGCCGATCTAAAAACGACATTCCCTACAAACCAGCGCGTTGCAGCACTCAAAGCTACGCTAGGGATGTACACTGGGACTTTCAAGAAAAGTATTGAGGTATATAACGATATTCTTGAGAAGGATAGCGCGTCTTTTGATGGAAATCTAGGGATTGCAAATGCGTACCGTGCGCAGGGGAATCTGGATGAGGCTTACGCTTTCGCGAAAAATACCTTAACCTTCTACCCTAATCAGAAAGATGCTACTGGGTTAATGAAAACTATAGAAAGTAGCCTTGCTCCCGTGATCGAAACACGAGCTGCCTATACTTCTGATAATGGCGATAACCAAGCTTATTCTGCTGGAATGACAGCTACCCTACCATTTACAAGTAGATTTAAAACGGTGTTCTCATATAACTATAGAACTACTGAAAATATGACTACAAATACAATGGCATATAATACAGATGCATCTATAGGTGCTCATTATAGAGTGATTAATAATACGTGGTTAGAAGGTACCCTAGGGTTTGTAAAAGCAAATGCAAGTGAAAATGAATACACCGATGTAAATGGATCTGTTTTTGTAAAATCGAGACCATTGCCACTGCAATATTTAGAGATAGGATACAGCAGAACGTTACAAGATTTTAACGCAGCGCTACTAGACGAGAAGATATTTATGAATAACTACTCCCTTAACTACAATATGGGAACAAACATTAATTTAGGTTGGTATTCTGGTCTTATGCATACGCAGCAAACGGATGGCAACTCTCGTAACTTACTATTCACTTCTTTATACTACAACTTTACAAAAAACCCAACGCTTAAAGGTGGTATCAATTACCAGTATGTAGGTTTTAAAGATCAAGTACCTACGCTTTACTTTAGCCCATCAAAATACCAAGCAGTTGAGTTGTTTTTAGATCTTACTGGCCAGGCAGGGAAGTGGAGCTATGCAGCAAACGCTGCTGGAGGTTTACAAGTAGTAGAAGATGATGAGGCTACTACCCTATTTCGCTTAGAAGCAAGACTTCAATATGCAATATCTAACCGTTTTCAAGTAGGTGCTTATGGTAAGTACAGTAACATCGCCTCTGCAACCGCAGCAGGATTTGAGTTTATGGAAGTAGGCTTAAAACTGAGATGGCAAGTGCTTAAAGGTGGCGTTGTGAAGATGTAATCTTGAAGACTATCCACTACTAGTGTAAATATTTAAAAACGCCTTTTGGGGCGTTTTTTGTTGTTATAATACTCATTCATATTACAAGCATAATGTTTGTTTTGAGAAACATAGAACTACAATATTCATTGTATATTTAGTGTAAACAAACTAGACCGCAAAGTAAAGCAACGAAGCAATTCCGATAATTATCGGGAGTCGTCCTTGCTTTATGGGATGGTCTACTGGCAACAATATGAAAAAAACATCTGTAATTCTAATTTTGACCATTTTCAGTTTAAACTTATTGACTGCTCAACAGACAATTTCGGAAATTGAAAAGTTAGCTTCAATTGGAAAAATTTACGGGTTTCTAAAATATTATCATCCCGAGGTTGGAAAAGGAATTTACAACTGGGACGATGAATTTATCAAATATCTTCCAAAAGTTTTAAAAGCAGCTGATAAGAACGACCTATCAGCAATTTACATAGACTGGATTAACAACTTGGGTAACATAGACGTTTGTAAAAAATGTAGCTCTGAAAAAAATTACTTCGATAAAAACTTTGACTTATCCTGGTTACAAAACGAAAATCTTTTTAATGATAAGCTTTCGTCAAAATTAAAATTCATTGAAAATAACAGAATTCAGAAGGAAAACTTTTATGTAGAAATACAACCTGTCGGCAACATAAAAGTTACTAACGAACCACAATACAAAAATTTTGAATTTCCTAACGAAGAATATAGATTATTGGGTTTGTTTAAATATTGGAATATAATAGAATATTTTTATCCATATAAATACATGACCGACCAAAATTGGGATTCTGTTTTAAGACAAATGATACCGAAAATTAAAAACGCTAAAAATCAAAGTGACTACCAAAATAAGATTAAAGAACTTGTCGCAAAACTAGATGATACACACGCTTGGATAAGTTTCTCTGACGAAAGACCTATGTACCTTCCTGCAAAGATTTCCCATATTGAAAATAAAGCGGTTGTTTCAGGTTTTTATAACGATTCCATTGCTAATCTCAACAACTTGCAAATAGGAGACATTATTTTGAAGATTAATGATTTAGATGTTAGAACAGAAAAAGACAAAAACCTAAAGTATGTCGCAGGTTCCAATAAAAACATTAAAACTAAAAACACTTACACTAAAATTTTCAGCGGTTCAGAAAAGGAAATAAACCTAACCATAGACAGACAAGGGGAAGTTAAAAAAATCAAAGTAAACAGATACGATTTTAATGATTTTAACTATTGGGATAATTCTAAAGCAATTAAATCAAAATTGGTCACTGACGAAGTTGGCTATATAAATATGGCAAGCGTTAAAGGCAGAGATATTGAAGATATTTTTAAATCATTTGACACTAAAAAATCTATAATAATAGATTTAAGAAATTATCCCGCCTTTATTTATTATAGATTTTCTAGATATTTAAATACAGAAAAAAAGGATTTTAGTAAAATTTATAGTCCGAACATTAATTACCCTTCAAGATTTAGCTACACAGATAATCTACGAACAAACAGTAGTAAAAAGGCTTTTAAGGGAAGAATTATATTGTTAGTAAATGAAGAGTCTTTGAGTAGGTCTGAATTTACGGCTATGGCTTTTCAAACAGCTGACAATATAATTACAGTTGGAAACCAAACTGCAGGAGCTGATGGAGATGTTGTTGTGTTTGAATATTTAGGAGGTTACAGAACGGCAATTTCAGGAAATGGGATTCTTTATCCTGACGGTTCGGAAACACAACGAAATGGAATAAGAATAGATGTAGAAGTTAAATCGACAATTAACGGATTAATTAATGGTCGTGATGAAGTTTTGGAGAAAGCAATCGAATTAGCCTCTGAATGAAAAACTGTTGCCAACAAAATAACTGAGTTAAAAGTTGACCTCCGCTTCCCTCAATAAATACCTCTAAAGTAATCTTTATTTTCATCATAAGCTCTTCCTACATTTATTATGGCAAAAGCTTGTTTTAGGAGCTTATTTGCGATTGAGATAAGAGCTTTTTACTTCTCGTATTCTCGTTATTCTTTCTAGAAATCGCACTAATCACTATCAACGTTAGAAAGAGCTCCTCGCAATACGTAACTTCAAAATTGATTAGATTTTTAGATCAAACTAACAAGACCGTAAATTAAATGAATTCAGCATCCCTGGTGGCTATTGCGAGCCGCCCTCGCTTTATGCAGTGCCTGTTGTTTCGAATTAAAACTCATTCCACAGAAAACTTAATTCGAACGAAATTTATTGAAATATATTTAATAAATTTGTATCCAAGTAGATACAGTATTTATGTTCTTTATTGAAAAAACATCTGAATTTGACAAGTGGCTGAGAAAGCTAAAAGATTTTAAGGCTAAGGCTAAAATTATATTCAGAGTTCAAAAATTAGAAACTAATGAACATTTTGGTGACTGTAAACCAGTTGGCGATGGAATTCGAGAAATGCGGATTAATTTTTCGAAGGGTTATCGTGTTTATTTCAAAGAAAAAGATGGAAAAGTAATAGTGCTTTTAATTGGCGGAGATAAATCTACTCAACAAAATGACATTGCGAAGGCGAAAAGTATTTGGAAAAAATTAAATAAATAAAAAATGGGAACTTCAAAATTTGAAATAGCTGACTATTTGGAAAGCAAAGAAATGATTGCGGAATATCTAAATACGGTTTTAGAAGAAGGAGACAATGCAGATATAATAAATGCAATTGGGCACATAGCAAAAGCAATCGGAATGACAAAAATTGCGGAAGAAACTGGTTTGAGCAGACCGAGTTTGTATAAAGCACTATCTGATGGAGCTAAGCCTCAATTTGCGACAATTATGAAAGTATTAAAAGCAATCGGAGGACAAATTCAAGTGAACCCGATGTCAGTATGAAAAAATAATGACCACAACAGAGAACTGAGTTAAACCAAGTCTCCTTCAAATTCGCTCAATACAAGCTATTAAGCTACTGTTGATCTTTCATTCGCGGTATCGTGTCTTCCTGATTTTATGACAGAAAAACCTCATTCATTATTAATAATAACTATTATTTTAAGTATTAAATCTTTTTAGTTCATTGTCAATCCAGTTTTCATACCAATCGATAAATATTATTCTGTCTCGATTTTCATTGTAAGGGTTAGGATAAATTCCTTGTTCGTTACATCTATCATCAACCCATAAATTACCATATTCTTTTTCATTGACTACCAAGTTCATGGAAACTCCGCAACCCAAATTTGAAACTCTCAAAATACCATTCACCCATTTATTTTGATAATACTCTTCATCTTTTTGCTCCAAATATTCATCTTCGTTTTCCTCAGTCACTTCTCCAAAATCTAGATTCCAATGTTCTGTATGAGGAAAAGGTTTGGATAAGTCATTTAAGTCACTCTTGTGTTTATAATCAAGATCAGAAAAAAGTCCGTTTTCAATAGGTTCCAATCCATAATACGGTCCAGCTCCACCATTTCCAATTTCCAGCAAAAATCCTCTATAATCAATAGGTAATTTTATTTTGTTGCGCTTCTCAAAATCGATTACCTCATTTTCTGATTTTGTTTTATTAAACAAGTACTTATGTTGTTTAGAACCAAACACCTCAAAATTCTTGTCAAACAGTTTTAATTGATTAAATTTTACCTTTATGCGATTTATTTGATCTTTTATTGAGAAATTCTATTCAATTACTGACAACTTGTAGGTTCAAAGA
The genomic region above belongs to Dokdonia sp. Dokd-P16 and contains:
- a CDS encoding tetratricopeptide repeat protein, with product MRIATLIIVFLLSATAYAQDMSAGFTLLETGKYEEAKAFFGEVLNDYPDNKTARLCYGRALGLSGDSAEARSLFTTLKADYPTDFEVGLNYAESLLWDSDFGAAKDFYETLVAKDSTSFSALLGYANTLSNLKEYDAAIAYVNKALTVQPGNANAAVSKKFMRLGKANQLTTAFQYDAAIQLLKNALEDMPNDEQIISALANTYIAKKDYENANTMYSKLSDTLTSQVGKSLVAHLQKDDKLALSLAQESIAFAKADTTKIITANERYIQALIWNGKYATARTAIADLKTTFPTNQRVAALKATLGMYTGTFKKSIEVYNDILEKDSASFDGNLGIANAYRAQGNLDEAYAFAKNTLTFYPNQKDATGLMKTIESSLAPVIETRAAYTSDNGDNQAYSAGMTATLPFTSRFKTVFSYNYRTTENMTTNTMAYNTDASIGAHYRVINNTWLEGTLGFVKANASENEYTDVNGSVFVKSRPLPLQYLEIGYSRTLQDFNAALLDEKIFMNNYSLNYNMGTNINLGWYSGLMHTQQTDGNSRNLLFTSLYYNFTKNPTLKGGINYQYVGFKDQVPTLYFSPSKYQAVELFLDLTGQAGKWSYAANAAGGLQVVEDDEATTLFRLEARLQYAISNRFQVGAYGKYSNIASATAAGFEFMEVGLKLRWQVLKGGVVKM
- a CDS encoding SMI1/KNR4 family protein — translated: MFNKTKSENEVIDFEKRNKIKLPIDYRGFLLEIGNGGAGPYYGLEPIENGLFSDLDYKHKSDLNDLSKPFPHTEHWNLDFGEVTEENEDEYLEQKDEEYYQNKWVNGILRVSNLGCGVSMNLVVNEKEYGNLWVDDRCNEQGIYPNPYNENRDRIIFIDWYENWIDNELKRFNT
- a CDS encoding addiction module antidote protein, with product MGTSKFEIADYLESKEMIAEYLNTVLEEGDNADIINAIGHIAKAIGMTKIAEETGLSRPSLYKALSDGAKPQFATIMKVLKAIGGQIQVNPMSV
- a CDS encoding S41 family peptidase; the protein is MKKTSVILILTIFSLNLLTAQQTISEIEKLASIGKIYGFLKYYHPEVGKGIYNWDDEFIKYLPKVLKAADKNDLSAIYIDWINNLGNIDVCKKCSSEKNYFDKNFDLSWLQNENLFNDKLSSKLKFIENNRIQKENFYVEIQPVGNIKVTNEPQYKNFEFPNEEYRLLGLFKYWNIIEYFYPYKYMTDQNWDSVLRQMIPKIKNAKNQSDYQNKIKELVAKLDDTHAWISFSDERPMYLPAKISHIENKAVVSGFYNDSIANLNNLQIGDIILKINDLDVRTEKDKNLKYVAGSNKNIKTKNTYTKIFSGSEKEINLTIDRQGEVKKIKVNRYDFNDFNYWDNSKAIKSKLVTDEVGYINMASVKGRDIEDIFKSFDTKKSIIIDLRNYPAFIYYRFSRYLNTEKKDFSKIYSPNINYPSRFSYTDNLRTNSSKKAFKGRIILLVNEESLSRSEFTAMAFQTADNIITVGNQTAGADGDVVVFEYLGGYRTAISGNGILYPDGSETQRNGIRIDVEVKSTINGLINGRDEVLEKAIELASE
- a CDS encoding type II toxin-antitoxin system RelE/ParE family toxin, translating into MFFIEKTSEFDKWLRKLKDFKAKAKIIFRVQKLETNEHFGDCKPVGDGIREMRINFSKGYRVYFKEKDGKVIVLLIGGDKSTQQNDIAKAKSIWKKLNK